In the Alkaliphilus oremlandii OhILAs genome, one interval contains:
- the dapG gene encoding aspartate kinase — protein MKIIVQKFGGTSVSTRDRRKMVINKIVECKRSGKSVVVVLSAMGRKGEPYATDTLKDLISTSYSGHSLKTMDLMMSCGEIISSALLGAGLESMGEKVVILTGSQAGILTDSVFGDADILAIEEERILSHLKAGAIVIVTGFQGATEYGEITTLGRGGSDTTAVALGVALCAESVEIYTDVDGIMTADPTIVSNAKIIDELSYDEVFQMAEKGAKVIHPRAVEIAKKGSLLIKIKNTMSSHPGTRIHHCKYTGKDLYSTRHDANNLLTAITSKSRISQVCILTEEYLESENALFTALAEAGISIDMINFFINQKVFTVDDDKSDLVEEILQSFQVQYTLTRACSKVTAVGNRIAGIPGVMATIVTALSKEKIPILQSSDSHSTISLLVNSCDETSTLKLLHQAFSLDKKNP, from the coding sequence ATGAAAATCATTGTTCAGAAATTTGGTGGAACGTCAGTATCTACTAGGGATAGAAGAAAGATGGTCATCAATAAAATAGTAGAGTGTAAGAGATCTGGTAAGAGTGTGGTGGTGGTTTTATCTGCAATGGGACGAAAAGGCGAACCTTATGCAACGGACACGCTGAAGGATTTAATCTCCACCAGCTATTCTGGCCACAGTTTAAAAACCATGGATTTGATGATGTCCTGCGGTGAAATTATTTCATCGGCCCTTCTTGGCGCTGGTCTTGAGTCCATGGGAGAGAAAGTTGTAATTCTCACTGGTAGTCAGGCTGGTATTTTAACAGATTCTGTATTTGGCGATGCAGACATATTGGCAATTGAGGAAGAACGGATTCTATCGCATCTTAAGGCTGGTGCCATCGTCATCGTCACAGGCTTCCAAGGTGCTACGGAATACGGCGAGATTACGACTTTAGGTCGTGGTGGCAGCGATACCACTGCCGTAGCCTTAGGTGTAGCCCTTTGTGCGGAGAGTGTAGAAATTTATACGGATGTAGACGGTATTATGACCGCAGATCCTACCATAGTTTCAAATGCTAAAATCATCGATGAGCTAAGCTATGATGAAGTCTTTCAAATGGCAGAAAAGGGTGCTAAAGTCATACACCCCAGGGCTGTAGAAATCGCAAAGAAAGGCAGTCTTCTTATAAAGATTAAAAATACGATGTCTTCCCATCCAGGCACTAGAATTCATCACTGTAAATATACGGGGAAAGACTTATACTCCACAAGGCATGATGCCAATAACTTATTAACAGCAATTACCAGCAAGAGTCGTATTTCACAGGTATGTATCCTCACAGAGGAGTATTTAGAATCAGAGAATGCTTTATTTACAGCTCTAGCTGAGGCAGGCATCAGTATCGACATGATCAATTTTTTTATTAATCAAAAGGTTTTTACTGTAGATGACGATAAATCAGATTTGGTTGAAGAGATCCTTCAAAGCTTTCAGGTGCAATACACCCTCACAAGAGCCTGTAGTAAAGTCACAGCAGTTGGCAATCGGATTGCCGGTATTCCTGGTGTAATGGCCACCATCGTTACAGCGCTGTCTAAAGAGAAGATTCCAATTCTACAAAGCTCCGATTCTCATTCAACAATTTCTCTGCTCGTAAACTCTTGTGATGAAACCAGCACCCTCAAGCTTTTACACCAAGCCTTTTCCTTAGATAAGAAAAACCCGTAA
- a CDS encoding dicarboxylate/amino acid:cation symporter: MKLTTKIFLGLIAGIIVGLFFTGNPEVIKTYVSPIGTLFLNLIKMIIVPLVFSSLIVGAASTGDIKSLGRIGGKTMVYFLGTTAVAIVIGLVLGVVIKPGAGLIIPAGIEAAQQAAPSLTDTLLNIVPANPLKGLVEGNMLQIITFALFLGIGLTSLPDDKGKPFLNFFDSLAEIMYKITAFIMELAPFGVFGLIAPVVASNGPAVLLPLIKVIAAVYIGCVLHALIVYAPAVRAFAKINPMAFFKGVAPAAITAYTTSSSSGTLPITIRSVKENFHVSDKIASFVLPLGATVNMDGTALYQGVCALFIAQAYGITLTMPQLVTIILTATLGSIGTAGVPGAGMIMLTVVLNSVGLPLEGIALIAGIDRVLDMARTCINVVGDTSAALVVAASENEIEIPKAETV; encoded by the coding sequence ATGAAATTAACAACGAAAATATTTTTGGGTCTGATAGCAGGTATTATTGTAGGATTATTCTTTACGGGAAACCCAGAAGTGATCAAAACATACGTTTCTCCCATCGGAACTTTATTTCTGAATTTAATTAAGATGATTATCGTTCCTCTCGTATTCTCATCCTTAATCGTTGGGGCGGCAAGTACCGGCGATATAAAAAGTTTAGGAAGAATTGGCGGCAAAACTATGGTATACTTTTTAGGGACGACTGCAGTAGCCATCGTCATTGGTTTAGTTTTAGGTGTAGTGATAAAGCCGGGCGCTGGATTGATCATACCAGCTGGTATTGAAGCAGCTCAGCAGGCAGCACCATCCCTTACGGATACTTTGCTTAATATTGTGCCTGCAAACCCACTGAAGGGTCTCGTAGAAGGAAACATGCTTCAAATTATAACCTTCGCTTTATTCCTAGGAATCGGCCTAACCAGCCTACCAGATGACAAAGGAAAACCGTTCCTAAATTTCTTTGATAGTTTAGCAGAAATTATGTATAAAATTACAGCGTTTATTATGGAATTAGCACCTTTTGGTGTATTTGGTCTAATTGCTCCTGTGGTAGCCAGCAATGGTCCAGCCGTATTGCTACCGCTGATTAAAGTCATTGCTGCAGTCTATATCGGATGTGTACTCCATGCACTTATTGTGTATGCACCTGCTGTAAGGGCTTTTGCAAAAATTAATCCCATGGCGTTCTTCAAGGGTGTTGCTCCGGCTGCAATTACAGCCTATACAACCAGTAGCAGTTCTGGAACACTACCAATCACCATACGATCAGTGAAAGAGAACTTTCATGTATCCGATAAAATAGCCAGCTTTGTTCTTCCGCTGGGCGCTACAGTAAACATGGATGGAACAGCCCTTTACCAAGGTGTATGTGCTTTATTCATAGCCCAAGCCTATGGCATTACTTTAACCATGCCGCAGCTGGTAACCATCATTCTTACAGCCACATTAGGATCCATCGGTACTGCAGGGGTTCCTGGAGCTGGCATGATTATGCTAACCGTTGTTTTAAATTCTGTGGGATTGCCTTTGGAAGGCATTGCTTTAATTGCTGGAATCGATAGAGTATTAGATATGGCGAGAACTTGTATTAACGTTGTTGGTGATACATCCGCCGCTTTAGTAGTAGCAGCATCCGAAAATGAAATAGAAATACCAAAAGCGGAAACTGTATAA
- the cuyB gene encoding cysteate racemase: protein MNRTLGIIGGMGPLATANLFNKIVLKTEAKSDQDHIHILIDNNIAIPDRTAYLVGDGDNPLEELVKSAKRLENMGADFLIMPCNTAHYFYQEIKDVINIAFLNMIEETVMHIKEKYPTSKKVGLLATDGTVQSKIYDLYFNKENIEMINLDENSQKSIMNIIYSVKAGKNQIPLEDIYSAIDELKGKGADVVILGCTELSVVNEKHDLKGNIVDALNIITETAIQFAGKKVASK, encoded by the coding sequence ATGAATCGAACATTAGGGATCATCGGTGGCATGGGACCCTTAGCTACTGCAAATTTATTTAATAAAATTGTGTTAAAGACAGAGGCAAAGTCTGACCAAGATCATATTCATATTCTGATTGATAACAATATAGCCATACCCGATAGAACGGCTTACTTGGTAGGCGATGGAGATAATCCTTTAGAGGAACTTGTAAAATCTGCAAAGCGGTTAGAAAACATGGGCGCTGACTTTTTAATTATGCCATGCAATACGGCTCATTATTTTTATCAGGAAATTAAGGACGTCATCAACATAGCATTTTTAAATATGATTGAGGAAACCGTAATGCATATTAAAGAAAAATATCCAACCAGTAAAAAAGTAGGATTGTTAGCCACAGATGGTACAGTTCAATCAAAAATCTATGACCTATATTTTAATAAAGAAAATATAGAGATGATCAATCTGGACGAAAACAGTCAAAAGTCCATCATGAATATCATATACAGTGTAAAAGCAGGAAAAAATCAAATTCCGTTGGAGGATATCTACAGTGCCATAGATGAACTGAAAGGTAAAGGGGCAGACGTAGTGATCCTAGGATGTACGGAGCTTTCTGTAGTGAATGAAAAACATGATTTAAAAGGAAATATTGTGGATGCGCTCAATATAATTACAGAGACAGCCATACAATTTGCAGGGAAAAAGGTAGCCAGCAAATAA
- a CDS encoding twin-arginine translocase TatA/TatE family subunit — MFGKIGTGELILILGIALVIFGPAKLPELGKALGRGINEFKSHANKVSEDVKEDPELKDK, encoded by the coding sequence ATGTTTGGAAAAATTGGAACTGGAGAACTTATTTTAATTTTAGGTATTGCTCTTGTTATCTTTGGACCTGCAAAATTACCAGAGCTTGGGAAGGCCTTAGGTAGAGGAATCAATGAATTTAAGTCCCATGCAAATAAAGTTTCAGAAGATGTAAAAGAAGATCCAGAACTAAAAGACAAATAA
- the pcrA gene encoding DNA helicase PcrA, which translates to MEHHKENINSVHNEKESRYHTLNPMQKNAVLTTEGPVLVLAGAGSGKTRVLTHRIAYLVEEKGVSPYHILAITFTNKAAKEMKERVEALLGDYHRDLWVSTFHSSCVRILRMEIDKLGYEKNFVIYDTTDQQVLMKDCLKKFNLDEKLFQPRMILNEIGRAKDLLIGPNEYLEEFGNDFRNQKIAEIYRLYQDRMKSNNALDFDDLIMKTVQLFQTHPTVLRYYQNKFKYILVDEFQDTNMAQYTLISLLAKSHGNLCVVGDDDQSIYGWRGADIRNILGFEKDFPNTQVVKLEQNYRSTKSILDAANMVVANNTDRKSKKLWTDNQDGEIIQYYRANNEYDEASFISGTIEKLNEEENRPYSEFAILYRTNAQSRALEEMLMKRAIPYKIYSGTRFYDRKEIKDILAYLRTIENPVDDVSVKRIINVPKRGIGIKSIDRFDEYAEGKNESFFGALLHVDQMPDQSTRVKVQTNKFTELIQSLRDRQDEMSVTDIVKEIYEKTGYIDALMAEDKIEAESRIENLQEFLSVTKDFDENSEVKTLEEFLARTSLETTLDENDEENTVTLMTLHSAKGLEFPVVFIPGMEESIFPSAMSLQENNLEEERRLCYVGITRAREKLYMSHAMTRTLYGRTNANPISRFLGEIPEELIQIDRPYNRKRDLKEMQTSPLFTGAMMHQKKGNANSINSDAIKAGNKVKHPKFGVGTVVSVAGEMLTIAFPNSGIKKIASTFIQLEIMD; encoded by the coding sequence ATGGAGCATCATAAAGAAAATATAAATTCTGTACATAATGAGAAGGAATCTAGATACCATACATTAAATCCAATGCAAAAGAATGCGGTACTAACCACAGAGGGTCCCGTGCTGGTATTGGCAGGAGCTGGGTCTGGAAAAACTCGAGTGCTAACACATCGTATCGCCTACTTGGTGGAGGAAAAAGGCGTGTCCCCCTACCATATACTGGCCATTACCTTTACCAATAAAGCAGCAAAGGAAATGAAAGAAAGGGTGGAGGCGCTGCTTGGGGACTATCACAGAGATCTATGGGTTAGCACATTCCACTCCTCCTGTGTGCGTATTTTACGAATGGAAATTGATAAATTAGGATATGAAAAGAATTTCGTTATTTACGATACGACGGATCAGCAGGTTTTAATGAAGGATTGCCTAAAGAAATTTAATCTGGACGAAAAACTATTCCAGCCTCGAATGATTTTAAATGAAATTGGCAGAGCCAAGGATTTATTGATTGGCCCCAATGAATATTTAGAGGAGTTCGGCAATGATTTTAGAAATCAAAAAATAGCAGAGATTTATAGACTATATCAGGATCGAATGAAAAGCAACAATGCTCTGGACTTCGATGATTTAATCATGAAAACCGTTCAGCTTTTTCAAACCCATCCGACTGTTCTGAGATATTATCAAAATAAATTTAAATATATATTAGTGGATGAGTTTCAGGATACGAACATGGCCCAGTACACCTTAATCAGTTTACTGGCAAAAAGTCATGGAAACCTTTGTGTTGTAGGGGACGATGACCAGTCCATCTATGGCTGGAGAGGCGCAGATATCCGAAACATTTTAGGCTTTGAGAAGGATTTTCCCAATACACAGGTGGTTAAGCTAGAGCAGAACTATCGATCAACGAAGAGTATTTTAGACGCAGCCAATATGGTAGTGGCAAATAATACCGATCGAAAGTCAAAAAAACTATGGACCGATAATCAGGATGGGGAAATCATACAATACTACCGTGCCAATAACGAATATGATGAGGCAAGCTTTATTTCTGGTACCATCGAAAAGCTTAATGAAGAGGAAAATAGACCGTACTCAGAGTTTGCCATTCTATATCGTACCAATGCACAGTCCCGTGCCCTAGAGGAAATGCTGATGAAAAGAGCCATCCCTTATAAAATTTATAGCGGTACTCGTTTCTACGATCGAAAAGAAATTAAAGATATTTTAGCTTATTTGAGAACCATAGAAAATCCAGTAGATGATGTCAGTGTTAAGAGAATTATCAATGTTCCGAAGAGAGGCATCGGTATTAAAAGCATCGATCGGTTCGATGAATATGCAGAAGGAAAGAACGAAAGCTTCTTTGGTGCCCTTTTGCATGTGGATCAGATGCCGGACCAGTCCACGAGAGTAAAGGTGCAGACCAATAAATTTACAGAATTAATTCAATCCCTAAGGGATCGACAGGATGAAATGTCCGTTACGGATATCGTTAAGGAGATCTATGAAAAAACAGGATATATCGATGCTTTAATGGCAGAAGATAAAATAGAAGCAGAAAGCCGAATTGAAAACCTTCAAGAGTTTTTATCCGTAACGAAGGATTTCGACGAAAACTCCGAAGTAAAAACATTGGAGGAATTTTTAGCGAGAACATCCTTAGAAACCACCTTGGATGAAAATGATGAAGAAAATACGGTGACCTTAATGACACTACACAGTGCCAAGGGTCTAGAATTCCCTGTAGTTTTTATACCTGGAATGGAGGAAAGTATCTTCCCTTCTGCCATGTCACTTCAGGAAAATAATCTAGAAGAAGAGCGAAGACTTTGCTACGTTGGGATTACTAGAGCGAGAGAGAAGTTATATATGAGTCATGCTATGACGAGAACCTTGTACGGTAGAACCAATGCGAATCCTATTTCCAGATTTCTAGGAGAAATTCCAGAAGAATTGATTCAGATCGACAGGCCGTATAATCGGAAGCGGGATCTGAAAGAGATGCAGACTTCTCCTTTATTTACAGGGGCCATGATGCATCAAAAAAAGGGAAATGCAAATAGTATCAATAGCGATGCAATTAAAGCTGGAAACAAGGTGAAGCACCCAAAATTCGGGGTAGGTACAGTGGTTTCTGTAGCCGGTGAAATGCTGACCATTGCTTTCCCAAATTCAGGAATTAAGAAAATTGCATCCACCTTCATTCAGCTTGAAATTATGGATTAG